One genomic region from Oncorhynchus gorbuscha isolate QuinsamMale2020 ecotype Even-year linkage group LG13, OgorEven_v1.0, whole genome shotgun sequence encodes:
- the LOC123994146 gene encoding CXXC-type zinc finger protein 5-like, giving the protein MGIAGVGEGVEVLRGESSSTGGGGAGRRKRKRCGECVPCRRTGNCEECSACRNRKTGHQICKYRKCEQLKKKAATGFEKMVFPSGAAFPWLQ; this is encoded by the exons ATGGGGATAGCTGGCGTTGGGGAGGGTGTGGAGGTGTTGCGAGGCGAGAGCTCGTCCACTGGCGGCGGGGGAGCtgggagaaggaagaggaagcGATGCGGGGAGTGTGTGCCGTGTCGACGTACAGGGAACTGTGAAGAGTGCAGCGCCTGCCGCAACCGTAAGACTGGACACCAGATCTGCAAGTACAGGAAGTGTGAGCAGCTGAAGAAAAAGGCAGCCACCGGGTTCGAG AAGATGGTGTTTCCATCAGGAGCAGCATTTCCATGGCTACAATAG
- the zgc:92242 gene encoding SH2 domain-containing protein 4A: MLAQILQEMWVDPEVLEALSEDQRRILFLKMREEQVRRWIEREEKDERGRRTREQHRSKEGHSKSVRWLLGRDGDVSVSVIGEVDEFISSKLPQTLRTNTRLQSTEMNNLVVDLHTVSLLKDRENHQTSSQSATLMQLGVDSDGSKDSEEDHDSGSAEDDPKDPVEDSSNNESGNSTDDLKDWGICHRPHHSNISLSLQPQLSVTEKARPHGRGVVVSHEEESPAFGGRVAQLRRTFATSSPIAKPPVPTKPSHLQLVPRSSLR, translated from the exons ATGCTGGCTCAGATCCTACAGGAGATGTGGGTGGACCCAGAGGTTCTGGAGGCCCTGagtgaagaccagaggagaaTCTTGTTCCTGAAGATGAGAGAAGAGCAGGTCAGACGCTGgattgagagggaggagaaggacgagagagggaggagaaccaGGGAACAACACAGGTCTAAAGAAG GTCACAGTAAGAGCGTGCGCTGGCTGTTGGGTCGTGATGGGGATGTGAGTGTGAGCGTGATCGGAGAGGTGGATGAATTTATATCCTCCAAACTCCCCCAGACCCTCCGTACCAACACCAGACTACAGAGTACAGAAATGAACAACCTAGTGGTTGATCTCCATACTGTGTCACtactgaaagacagagagaaccacCAAACCAGCTCACAATCAGCCACACTGATGCAACTCGGC GTAGACTCAGACGGCTCTAAGGACTCTGAGGAGGACCACGACTCAGGCAGCGCTGAGGACGACCCAAAGGACCCCGTGGAGGACAGCAGCAACAATGAGTCAGGCAACAGCACAGATGACCTAAAGGACTGGGGCATCTGCCACAGACCCCACCACAGCAACATCAGCCTGTCTCTACAACCCCAGCTGTCAGTCACAGAGAAGGCCCGCCCACACggcagaggag ttGTGGTCAGTCATGAGGAGGAGAGCCCAGCTTTTGGTGGTCGGGTGGCTCAGCTCAGGAGAACGTTTGCCACATCCTCTCCCATCGCCAAGCCTCCTGTGCCCACCAAACCTTCACACCTGCAGCTGGTGCCCAGGTCCTCTCTGAGGTAA